AGAAGCTAGAAGCGAGAGGCTAGAAGCTAGAAAAACCTCGCCTGTAGAAATCTCGCTTCTCACTTCTAGATTCTAGCTTCTTGATGTTTTGGTCGATGGTCAATCGTCCATGGTCAAAGTTATTGTTGCTGCTAGCTTTTCAGAGGTTCCTTAATTTTTTAAATTTGCATGAATAAATTCTTCTGGCGTAAAATTTGTGCGCGCCCGGCAGGATTCGAACCTGCGGCCCTCTGGTCCGAAGCCAGATGCTCTAATCCGCTGAGCTACGGGCGCGTAATTCCAATTATTACAATAAAAATGACGTCCGTCCTACATCTTTTGAGCGCTAATCCGTCGCCGACATCCTCACGATTTTTTAGACATCAAAAAATCGTCTGCGGTGCCGAGCGTCCTCGATTCCACCTGTAGTTTTTGCAAAGCAAAAACTACGTGGAATCGGGATGAGCTACGGGCGCAAAATCTCAATCAAACTTTTTTACCATGGGTAACGACCACCGACGTCGTAATACCGCCGCGGACGTTGAATTCACCTGTTATCTCAAGCCATCTGGGAGAAATCGTTTTCACGATGTCGTTCGCAATTTTATTCGTTACTGCCTCGTGAAAAGCCCCCTCGTTCCTGTAGCTCCAGAGATACAGCTTCAGAGATTTCAGCTCTACGCACAGGTCGTCTGGAATATATCTTATTTTTATCCTGGCAAAATCCGGCTGGCTGGTGACAGGACACAGACAGGTGAACTCAGGACAGTCCATGAAAATTTCGTAGTTGCGCTCAGGATTTGGATTCGGAAATGTTGCCAGCTCGCTGGAAGGTTTTGTCGTCATCTCTCCTCACTTGGGCAGGCCGACCTGCCGCGTTCCGATTCCAGCCTCTTTAAGTAATTTCATTGGAACTGAATTGATCGAATAATCCTTGCTGTAGACAACCTCGCTGAGGCCGGAATTTATTATCATCTTAGTGCACATCAGACAGGGGGAATATGTCGTGTAAATAGTTCCTCCCTTGATGGATACGCCGTGATAAGCGGCTTGGACGATCGCATTTTCCTCCGCATGGGAACAGAGACAATCCCCAAGGTCATGACCTGATTCTCCAAAGCTGTGGCACCTCGGACACCCCCCCTCATTGCAGTTGATTATTCCGCGGGGAGTTCCGTTATATCCGGTGGATATGATCCTTCTGTCCCTGACTATAACAGCAGCGACTTTGCGCTTTATGCAGTTGCCGCGCAGCGCCACAACGCTGGCAATATTCATGAAGTACTCATCCCAGTCGGGCCGGTGCTGGTCGGCGGCAATCGCCTTTATCACCTGACGGACCTGTTCATGCAGATCCTCTATAGTGCTGTTGTTGAATATAACCGCATCGGCCATCTCTGCGGTTCGGTCCATCTGCTGAGTTGTCGGGTCGGAGGTATTGGCCTCGCGCCTCTCGACATCCAGAAATTCCTCGTAAGTGGCAGGGTCGCCTTCACGCTTTCTTTCCAGAGTTCTTTCGAAGCGTACCTCAGGATCAGCCTCGACAGAGATCAGATGAAAATCGCGGCGCCGGCGCAGGGCCTCGACTTCGAAGGGGTTCCTTACCGAGTCCACCACGGCATGCGCATCCACACGAACTTTTTCAAGAATCCTCTCGGCGAGAACTCCTGCGCCGTAGCTTTTTCTAAGTTCGTTGCCGATTGCGATAAGGTTTTCGCGGCTCGGAGGCTCTTTTCTGGATTCAAGCTCATCCCTCAAAACATCTGAAAGAGAAAAGTATTCAAAGCCTCCGTTAACGAGAAACTTGGCGACCTCACCCTTACCCGAACAGTTCTTTCCTGTTATGCCTATTATCATGGGTCAAAGCCTCTAGCACATATGTCATTTTTGGCGCAACGTATTTCAAACAGGCCCTAACCGCTTGACAATGCCGGGATTGGCCCTAAAATCCCGCCCCATATGATCAAAGTCAGCCATATAAATAAGAGCTTTGGGAAGATTCATGCCGTAAACGATATCTCATTCGAAATCGCCAAAGGGGAGGTGGTTGGCCTTCTCGGTCCCAACGGCGCCGGCAAAACGACCACGATGAGGCTGATTACGGGCTACCTCTCCGCCGATTCAGGTGAGATAAAGATAGAAGGGATACCGGTGGACGAAGATCACATAGAGGCTAGAAAAAAAATAGGGTATCTGCCTGAAAACGCCCCACTCTATCATGAGATGGAAACGGTTGAATTCATAAAGTATATCGGAAAGCTGCGCTCTATAGAGCAGCAATTTCTTTCCTCCAGAATCGATGAAGTCATCGAAACATGCGGACTTGCCAATGTCGCAGGGAGGATGATCGGCGAACTTTCAAAGGGATACAGGCAGAGGGTAGGCCTGGCAGCGGCTATGATCCATAAGCCTCAGATCCTCATTTTAGACGAACCTACTTCCGGACTCGATCCAAATCAGATCTTTGAAATCCGCGAGCTCATAAAAAATATCGGACGCGAACGCACCGTCATGCTATCCACTCACATCATGCAGGAGGCAGAGGCGACCTGCGGCAGAGTCCTGATAATAAATTCCGGAGAACTGGCAGCGCAGGGAACTATATCCGAAATCCTCAAGCGTGGAAAATCGAAGATCGAGTATACGGTATCAATAAGGGCGAAGCGTGAAGATATCGAAAACGCCCTTCAAAATCTTATCGGTTTTCATCTCTCTTCTTGGATAAACGATTCGTCGGAGGCAAGGCAGAGGTTTGCGCTTGCCACAGACGATGGCTCGGAGCGCTCTGAAGAGATATTCTCGTGGGCGGTAAAACAAGGCTTCACACTTTCCGAACTGACGCACAACACGCTCTCTCTTGAGGAAGTTTTCAGGGAGCTCACTCAGGGCTGATATGAAAAATACAATATCAAATACGTTTGGAATCACCAAAAAAGAATACTTGTCGTATTTTTCATCGCCAATTGCCTATATATATATCACCACGTTCCTGGTTGCGGTGAACTGGATTTTTTTCAGATCGTTCTTCCTCGTAGGCCAGGCCGACATGAGGCAGTTTTTCGGAATCGCCCCTTGGATATTCCTTTTTTTTATACCTGCCGTATCGATGGGAAAATGGTCCGAGGAAAAAAAACAGGGAACCCTGGAAATACTCTTCACGCTTCCGATAGTAGACCGCACGATAGTCATCGCAAAATTTCTGGCGTCCCTTGCTCTCGTAATAACGGCGATTTTGCTCACATTTCCGATTGCGGCCACCGTATCCATAGTAGGAGACCCCGACTGGGGACAAATAGTCGCCGGA
The nucleotide sequence above comes from Myxococcales bacterium. Encoded proteins:
- the queF gene encoding NADPH-dependent 7-cyano-7-deazaguanine reductase QueF — protein: MTTKPSSELATFPNPNPERNYEIFMDCPEFTCLCPVTSQPDFARIKIRYIPDDLCVELKSLKLYLWSYRNEGAFHEAVTNKIANDIVKTISPRWLEITGEFNVRGGITTSVVVTHGKKV
- a CDS encoding AAA family ATPase encodes the protein MIIGITGKNCSGKGEVAKFLVNGGFEYFSLSDVLRDELESRKEPPSRENLIAIGNELRKSYGAGVLAERILEKVRVDAHAVVDSVRNPFEVEALRRRRDFHLISVEADPEVRFERTLERKREGDPATYEEFLDVERREANTSDPTTQQMDRTAEMADAVIFNNSTIEDLHEQVRQVIKAIAADQHRPDWDEYFMNIASVVALRGNCIKRKVAAVIVRDRRIISTGYNGTPRGIINCNEGGCPRCHSFGESGHDLGDCLCSHAEENAIVQAAYHGVSIKGGTIYTTYSPCLMCTKMIINSGLSEVVYSKDYSINSVPMKLLKEAGIGTRQVGLPK
- a CDS encoding ATP-binding cassette domain-containing protein, whose protein sequence is MIKVSHINKSFGKIHAVNDISFEIAKGEVVGLLGPNGAGKTTTMRLITGYLSADSGEIKIEGIPVDEDHIEARKKIGYLPENAPLYHEMETVEFIKYIGKLRSIEQQFLSSRIDEVIETCGLANVAGRMIGELSKGYRQRVGLAAAMIHKPQILILDEPTSGLDPNQIFEIRELIKNIGRERTVMLSTHIMQEAEATCGRVLIINSGELAAQGTISEILKRGKSKIEYTVSIRAKREDIENALQNLIGFHLSSWINDSSEARQRFALATDDGSERSEEIFSWAVKQGFTLSELTHNTLSLEEVFRELTQG
- a CDS encoding ABC transporter permease subunit → MKNTISNTFGITKKEYLSYFSSPIAYIYITTFLVAVNWIFFRSFFLVGQADMRQFFGIAPWIFLFFIPAVSMGKWSEEKKQGTLEILFTLPIVDRTIVIAKFLASLALVITAILLTFPIAATVSIVGDPDWGQIVAGYFGMTMLGAAYLSVGLAISASTKNQIVAFILTVAANFLILVLGTPLILGGRGGLVMSAISYLSFIPHYDSIARGVIDISDIVYYCSVIAFFLFINLKILDRKART